A stretch of Pyrenophora tritici-repentis strain M4 chromosome 7, whole genome shotgun sequence DNA encodes these proteins:
- a CDS encoding DUF1421 multi-domain protein, translating into MDHWGDPWADDHAEQEDCPPKLEVIGPEEPRTLTSAPVVTSPFLDDAGWGNEDAGFGGWATSSAAVDAPVAVAIDARIAKPSSLGDGAAAADSPRWDTDQGADEAFSRVTDTWVEEHEGVLGLDNVTSDTSETSTTIEPDREPVQDAIAPEKPPQADDDASPQLSRTPSETSHNEAPVESSRTSFEEEGGAKKHSTEAPSVQDDTTLKDGGGDGDGSSSSSGSESADGEYGTSTEDTLLTEVPLNKYVTQEDTGTPKEDAEEKPLPSTPPPTAESKSTAGPLDATLLGELFPPLTTTKELDEAPNDPIYAVSSRKAWYRLTRNETMREFNLGKDHDNYVRVTWAGSQVRTEVNKIVGRWAREDRLSGRGPGARASFYWDTVAPVDPQPKGHLRTKTSVPAPRPAAPTRQSLPPVSANTPIAFAWSTSPTTVDPWKLDSPSIDAIASHIAPKPIADNSQTHELGTSSMDLPRNLEEAASTKTTETPAVATVIPPPIAFTTSADSWGDISTLDTNPPAEDANATDTIDDDDEDWGEMISTPTVFTPTTTTELPSSIPAPHEATPSTLAAAAAAPETPPNHTAESAEAMHAASIVRLRRTISPTSAVFGQKNFIPLHAEVGPIGPGILKPAKRRVVSTTALPPKKEEEVVFKPGPELLKKETRFKPVKTVVRKEEEVVSATKVVERETSSKPATPEKETP; encoded by the exons ATGGATCACTGGGGCGACCCTTGGGCTGATGACCATGCCGAGCAAGAAGATTGTCCGCCGAAGCTGGAGGTGATCGGACCGGAGGAACCTCGCACGCTTACGTCTGCACCCGTTGTTACGAGCCCTTTTCTGGATGATGCAGGGTGGGGAAATGAAGATGCCGGGTTTGGCGGCTGGGCTACGTCATCTGCAGCCGTCGATGCGCCTGTCGCGGTAGCTATAGATGCGCGCATAGCTAAGCCGAGTTCTCTAGGGGATGGTGCAGCTGCGGCAGATAGTCCGCGCTGGGATACGGATCAAGGCGCCGACGAGGCGTTTTCACGCGTGACAGACACATGGGTTGAAGAGCACGAGGGCGTTTTGGGGTTGGACAATGTCACGTCGGATACATCAGAAACTTCGACTACCATCGAGCCAGACAGGGAGCCAGTGCAAGACGCGATTGCGCCTGAGAAACCACCGCAGGCCGATGACGATGCCTCTCCACAACTTTCCAGGACACCTTCCGAGACAAGCCACAACGAAGCGCCCGTCGAATCATCCCGTACTTCGTTCGAAGAAGAGGGCGGAGCTAAGAAGCATAGCACAGAGGCGCCGAGCGTCCAGGATGATACAACACTCAAGGATGGCGGTGGGGATGGCGATGGCAGTTCTTCGAGCTCGGGCAGCGAGAGCGCTGATGGGGAATATGGCACCTCCACCGAGGATACGCTGTTGACAGAGGTACCTCTAAATAAGTATGTAACGCAAGAAGATACTGGCACACCGAAAGAAGATGCAGAAGAGAAGCCTCTTCCAAGCACGCCACCGCCTACAGCCGAATCGAAAAGCACCGCAGGCCCGCTCGATGCCACACTCCTAGGCGAGCTTTTCCCGCCCCTTACGACCACGAAGGAACTAGACGAAGCACCCAATGACCCCATATACGCGGTATCCAGTCGCAAAGCCTGGTATAGGCTCACACGCAACGAGACCATGAGGGAGTTCAATCTCGGAAAAGACCACGACAACTATGTGCGAGTTACATGGGCAGGCTCTCAGGTCAGGACTGAGGTCAACAAGATTGTGGGAAGATGGGCGCGTGAGGATCGTCTTTCAGGCAGAGGACCAGGAGCGAGAGCGTCATTCTATTGGGATACCGTCGCGCCTGTTGACCCTCAACCCAAAGGCCATTTACGCACGAAGACATCTGTTCCCGCGCCGCGTCCTGCTGCACCTACAAGGCAAAGCCTGCCACCAGTCTCGGCTAACACACCCATCGCGTTCGCCTGGAGCACATCGCCAACTACAGTGGACCCTTGGAAATTGGACAGCCCCAGCATAGACGCGATAGCTTCGCATATTGCACCAAAGCCCATCGCAGACAATTCGCAAACACACGAACTGGGGACCTCGTCAATGGATCTCCCGCGCAATCTGGAGGAGGCAGCATCGACGAAGACGACTGAAACGCCGGCTGTCGCAACCGTAATTCCACCTCCTATCGCATTCACAACCTCAGCAGACTCATGGGGAGACATCAGCACTCTCGACACTAACCCTCCAGCTGAAGACGCGAATGCAACTGATACCATTGACGATGATGACGAAGATTGGGGGGAAATGATATCGACGCCTACCGTATTTACACCCACTACTACGACAGAGTTGCCTAGCTCCATACCAGCGCCGCACGAAGCCACACCGTCAACCTTGGCAGCGGCAGCGGCAGCCCCAGAAACGCCACCGAACCACACCGCGGAATCCGCCGAAGCGATGCATGCGGCTTCTATAGTTCGTCTGCGGAGGACCATCTCGCCCACGTCGGCCGTCTTTGGACAGAAAAATTTCATTCCCCTTCATGCTGAGGTTGGACCTATTGGCCCCGGCATCCTGAAACCGGCCAAGCGACGTGTCGTCTCTACCACCGCGCTGCCGCCGAAGAAAGAGGAGGAGGTGGTGTTTAAACCTGGACCGGAATTATTGAAGAAAGAGACTCGATTTAAGCCGGTGAAGACGGTTGTTCGgaaggaggaggaggttGTGTCTGCTACAAAGGTTGTGGAGAGGGAAACGTCGTCTAAGCCTGCAACACCAGAGAAGGAAACCCC ATGA
- a CDS encoding PAT1 multi-domain protein, with product MPYKELVALYAIDKEFHFRLNHYSTYLIHEYVRRHAPLAGHIFSWVLFPDVCISDPMLRPMDGREWLARDVPSFRWVGLVLYRQKIVRSILTMLSMEGHRVPAACEAALMKYWCIMGMAQSRLRVAFVADKEIWTDKDLINFQLFLVKLDMRLSDPIRGNGTCALGPMLLSQKGLSTLWKVLSGKLKLNYENTSDMILRTYAAEELDFNANPMLGEEISTNVPLHEEGLLALEGWNLHGARMPLALNIILAESIRRKLHVEQYYLDFVLYGTADLKNGKNIPIPIRLRRDKQVKLPSEGMATKEMKEKIIGLFDKGFGTRVPGRPLAKH from the coding sequence ATGCCCTACAAAGAACTCGTCGCCCTCTACGCCATCGACAAGGAATTCCACTTCCGCCTCAACCACTACAGCACCTACCTCATCCATGAATATGTGCGTCGTCACGCCCCGCTCGCCGGCCACATCTTCAGCTGGGTGCTCTTCCCCGACGTGTGCATTTCAGACCCGATGTTGCGACCCATGGACGGCCGCGAGTGGCTCGCGCGCGACGTGCCTAGTTTCCGGTGGGTGGGCCTGGTACTCTACCGGCAGAAGATTGTGCGTAGCATCCTCACCATGTTGAGCATGGAAGGGCACCGCGTGCCTGCTGCTTGCGAAGCCGCGCTCATGAAGTACTGGTGTATCATGGGTATGGCTCAGAGTAGGTTGCGTGTTGCGTTTGTGGCGGATAAGGAAATCTGGACCGACAAGGATCTCATCAACTTCCAGCTCTTCCTCGTTAAGCTCGATATGCGCTTGTCGGATCCCATTCGGGGTAACGGCACGTGTGCGTTGGGTCCGATGTTGCTGAGCCAGAAGGGCCTGAGCACGCTTTGGAAGGTGCTGAGTGGCAAGCTCAAGCTAAATTACGAAAACACGAGCGATATGATTCTGAGGACGTATGCTGCGGAGGAGTTGGACTTTAATGCGAATCCCATGCTTGGCGAGGAGATCAGTACGAATGTTCCGTTACACGAAGAGGGGTTGTTGGCGCTGGAAGGCTGGAATCTGCATGGCGCGCGTATGCCGCTTGCGCTTAACATAATCCTTGCTGAGAGTATTAGGCGGAAGCTACATGTGGAGCAGTACTACCTGGACTTTGTCTTATACGGAACCGCCGACCTGAAGAATGGCAAGAACATTCCTATTCCGATAAGACTGCGAAGAGACAAGCAGGTCAAGTTGCCGAGCGAGGGAATGGCGACCAAGGAGATGAAGGAGAAGATTATTGGGCTGTTTGATAAGGGATTTGGAACGAGGGTTCCGGGTCGGCCTTTAGCAAAGCACTAA
- a CDS encoding AraJ, Arabinose efflux permease, which produces MPPDPKDAPFPMKQLIIIGICRFSEPLAFNSILAYSSVMVQDLGIGRRDASLYAGLLVSAYAIAEALTAPLWGMISDVYGRKPVALIGLLGVALSSLVFGFAQVYWVALLARFVGGALNGNVAIMQTMVAEMVKNPAHEPRAYATQPFVWTLGGIIGSAMGGFLAQPAVYYPNVFDKDGLFGRYPYLLPNMVAAGGITLAIIQGMLFLEETLVREEKPEGENGIADHHDYHDHLDTINETPANERSRLLPPPANHVNRDRDTRGSTAGSMRHRASIASFTRDRLASISVSGSMRHIRKRASFLEEGMPMPFDQRFDIRRSSFGTMHSIKIQQDVLPIRGGPTPKPRKTFNQTVLMIILAMSIFAFHQMAFISILPVYVLDPPTSTGLDFKGGLGMDLHDVGTFLTINGFITLFVQGFIFPIFVEWAGVWNSFIWMIILYPTTYLIVPFISALPTEFETAGIYVSLFLQAFFAIIVFPCALILMKNAIPSPLVLGRVNGLAMSACCLARTISSPMIGLVYSLGGSAAAWFGLAAVAIFGVMQLIWVPKEDVGAVQIDNGLKKVMHHDMDEDAVDDISIIESVR; this is translated from the exons ATGCCTCCGGATCCAAAAGACGCCCCGTTTCCTATGAAGCAGCTCATCATCATCG GAATATGCCGATTCTCCGAGCCTCTTGCTTTCAACTCCATCCTGGCCTACTCGTCAGTAATGGTCCAGGATCTTGGCATTGGTAGGAGAGATGCCTCTTTGTATGCCGGTCTGCTGGTTTCCGCCTACGCCATTGCAGAAGCCCTCACGGCGCCGTTGTGGGGAATGATCTCTGATGTCTACGGTCGCAAGCCCGTTGCCCTCATTGGCCTGCTCGGCGTCGCCCTTTCCAGCCTCGTTTTTGGTTTTGCCCAGGTGTACTGGGTCGCCCTCCTTGCGCGTTTTGTCGGCGGTGCACTGAACGGAAATGTCGCAATCATGCAAACTATGGTAGCGGAAATGGTTAAGAACCCAGCCCACGAGC CCCGCGCATATGCTACTCAACCCTTTGTGTGGACCCTGGGTGGCATCATCGGTTCGGCAATGGGTGGTTTTCTGGCACAGCCAGCCGTCTACTACCCCAACGTCTTCGACAAGGATGGCCTCTTTGGACGCTACCCGTACCTCCTGCCCAACATGGTTGCAGCCGGTGGAATAACTCTTGCCATTATCCAGGGTATGCTCTTTTTGGAGGAGACTCTTGTTCGTGAAGAAAAGCCAGAGGGCGAAAACGGCATTGCGGACCACCACGACTACCATGACCACCTGGACACGATCAACGAGACGCCCGCAAACGAGAGGAGTCGTCTTCTTCCGCCCCCAGCAAACCACGTGAACCGCGACCGCGACACTCGAGGCTCAACTGCTGGTTCTATGCGACACCGTGCCTCCATTGCCAGCTTTACCCGCGATCGATTGGCCTCGATATCCGTTTCAGGCAGCATGCGACACATTCGAAAACGTGCTTCTTTCCTAGAGGAGGGTATGCCCATGCCGTTCGACCAGCGATTCGATATCCGCCGCTCTTCTTTCGGAACCATGCATTCGATTAAAATCCAGCAGGACGTACTACCCATCCGCGGCGGACCTACCCCAAAGCCTCGGAAGACGTTCAACCAAACCGTCCTCATGATCATCCTCGCCATGTCCATCTTTGCTTTCCATCAAATGGCCTTCATCTCCATTCTCCCAGTATACGTTCTCGACCCGCCGACTTCGACAGGCCTGGACTTCAAGGGTGGTCTCGGCATGGACCTGCACGATGTGGGTACATTCCTTACTATCAACGGATTCATCACGCTTTTTGTCCAGGGCTTCATCTTCCCTATTTTCGTCGAATGGGCCGGCGTCTGGAACTCGTTCATCTGGATGATTATTCTCTACCCGACTACGTATCTCATCGTCCCCTTTATCAGCGCCCTCCCTACGGAATTTGAGACTGCCGGCATTTACGTTTCGCTGTTTCTACAGGCCTTCTTTGCCATCATCGTATTCCCTTGCGCTCTGATTCTCATGAAGAATGCGATTCCTTCGCCGCTCGTCCTCGGCCGCGTCAACGGTCTGGCCATGTCCGCCTGTTGTTTGGCGAGGACGATTTCCTCTCCTATGATCGGTCTCGTTTACTCGCTCGGAGGCTCTGCCGCAGCTTGGTTTGGTCTCGCTGCTGTAGCCATCTTTGGTGTGATGCAGTTGATCTGGGTGCCCAAGGAGGACGTTGGCGCGGTCCAAATCGACAACGGCCTCAAAAAGGTCATGCATCACGACATGGACGAAGACGCTGTAGATGACATTTCCATCATCGAGTCTGTACGATAA
- a CDS encoding F-box domain containing protein yields MASALLGSATSTLPTELTLLVLDHLEGNNQALCSLARTCRSMQRLAEERVYKTIELTSVVDLRDVSAAFLSRYQRLQAVQTLKLLYQYEETTLKNSDRARAEFNKNVPHMINLREWHIESPWDNFHWSESGGDDWVGTDMEQFRAALDLACENGLKETEAIAAERQLGKHMERKTGLALLETLTIHSHGRDTDFWDLDGYHCLFRHPSLRHLHVSCIAFPDTEIPELASYVNKTPLTSLVFDECVLDPQSLLSILQTPAQLKSLTLGENVYNTNRSKDNPMLSKYPVESLRALSAVAHSLETLVHLDPGSRIDSSSHVMSSIRTPGDGMRDFHSLKYMECDTQSFLHKAIIMNRDLAPPKLETLRVRRHWDSPANLWDEPPNLDHYAALPSISTLELMQSSFILLRLSTEDYICEAERLRNRHAKAYKLSKAGINLKMLIELHKTRSLIPPYLHNEQVPLVQCLYNASAVGFHRHIEDLKVHEAKLEAPETDQLSDADVIRIRESTRKTLFGLKQKLLRQNRPLAFQTALFDDADGSEPFTDEEGFLINDIDEDDDMDLDDLDDDSDFLDDDDFFDGGDGGMHMFMSSNGNIYVGVHADGSENESMGSEEENDDMVDALEHQQPPNDEVD; encoded by the exons ATGGCTTCCGCCCTACTAGGCAGCGCGACTTCAACACTTCCTACCGAGTTAACTCTCCTAGTGCTTGATCACCTTGAAGGCAACAATCAGGCGCTATGTTCGCTCGCGCGAACATGTCGCAGCATGCAGCGTCTGGCTGAAGAGCGAGTCTACAAGACTATTGAGTTGACTTCTGTAGTCGACCTACGAGACGTCAGCGCTGCCTTTCTGTCTCGCTATCAGCGCCTCCAGGCCGTACAAACGCTCAAGCTACTTTACCAGTACGAGGAGACCACGTTGAAGAACAGTGACAGGGCTAGGGCAGAATTCAATAAGAACGTACCGCACATGATCAACCTAAGAGAATGGCATATCGAGAGCCCTTGGGATAATTTCCACTGGTCGGAATCTGGCGGGGATGACTGGGTTGGTACCGATATGGAGCAATTCCGCGCAGCACTTGATTTGGCCTGCGAAAACGGCCTCAAGGAAACTGAGGCCATTGCAGCAGAGCGCCAATTGGGAAAACATATGGAGCGCAAAACCGGGTTGGCTCTACTGGAGACACTGACCATACATTCGCATGGCAGAGACACTGATTTCTGGGACCTGGATGGGTATCACTGCCTCTTTCGACACCCTTCGCTTAGGCACCTTCATGTTTCCTGCATCGCATTTCCGGACACCGAGATCCCAGAACTCGCGTCATATGTGAATAAAACCCCATTGACGTCTCTAGTCTTTGATGAGTGTGTGCTAGATCCTCAAAGCTTGCTCAGCATTTTGCAAACACCAGCGCAACTCAAGTCGCTAACGCTCGGAGAAAACGTCTACAATACCAATCGCTCCAAGGATAATCCTATGCTGAGTAAATATCCGGTTGAGTCGCTACGAGCTCTCTCCGCTGTTGCGCATTCTCTCGAAACCCTTGTTCATCTCGATCCTGGTTCGCGAATCGACTCAAGCTCGCACGTTATGTCTTCCATACGAACACCAGGCGACGGAATGCGCGATTTTCACTCGCTGAAGTATATGGAGTGCGACACACAGTCGTTTCTGCACAAGGCTATCATCATGAACCGCGACCTTGCGCCACCCAAACTGGAAACTCTCCGAGTGCGTCGCCATTGGGATTCTCCTGCGAACCTGTGGGATGAGCCACCTAACTTAGATCATTATGCGGCGCTCCCGTCCATTTCCACTCTTGAGTTGATGCAATCGTCATTTATACT GCTTCGGCTGTCTACCGAGGACTACATATGCGAGGCGGAGCGTCTCCGTAACCGCCACGCTAAAGCATACAAACTATCCAAGGCTGGCATCAACCTCAAGATGTTGATCGAACTGCACAAGACTCGTAGTCTCATTCCACCGTACCTCCACAACGAGCAGGTACCTTTGGTTCAATGCTTGTATAATGCTAGCGCTGTAGGCTTCCATCGACACATTGAAGACCTAAAAGTCCACGAGGCAAAGCTGGAAGCACCCGAGACGGATCAATTGAGCGACGCGGATGTTATCAGGATACGTGAATCGACCCGAAAAACTCTGTTCGGCCTGAAGCAAAAGCTACTACGTCAAAACCGCCCCCTCGCATTCCAAACAGCACTGTTCGACGATGCTGACGGCTCGGAGCCCTTTACGGACGAAGAAGGGTTCCTCATCAACGACAtcgacgaggacgacgatATGGACCTGGACGATCTAGACGATGACAGCGACTTTCTTGATGACGACGACTTTTTTGATGGAGGCGATGGTGGTATGCACATGTTCATGTCGTCGAATGGCAACATCTACGTTGGCGTGCACGCGGACGGGTCGGAGAATGAATCGATGGGTTCGGAGGAGGAAAACGATGACATGGTCGACGCGTTGGAGCATCAACAGCCTCCTAATGATGAGGTGGATTGA
- a CDS encoding esterase: MPGQLPTKADFPASVNLTITAPPASQPPTNVLILLHGLGDTNASFTKLGQQLNLPETACIAIQAPTPLPFDLGGSHWGDDMTFDPATGEMDMDTGFKASMRIVLDQVIREGLVGKCGYKPREIVMFGFAQGGMVGLQAAAELQGEELGGVISIGGPLSTSVPLRALEKKSKTPVLVCKASKKSAVTESATARLKDAFEYVEIKEWKKNADGMPSSREEMLPIMQFFARRLRSMKGVPAGSIELS; this comes from the exons ATGCCTGGCCAACTCCCCACCAAAGCCGACTTCCCCGCATCCGTCAACTTGACCATTACTGCCC CACCCGCGTCGCAGCCGCCGACCAACGTCTTGATTCTCCTACATGGCCTCGGCGACACAAATGCTTCCTTCACCAAGCTCGGACAGCAGCTGAATCTGCCAGAGACAGCATGCATCGCCATACAGGCACCGACGCCGCTACCGTTTGACCTCGGTGGCAGTCACTGGGGTGATGACATGACTTTTGATCCGGCCACCGGCGAGATGGACATGGACACTGGTTTCAAAGCATCCATGCGCATAGTATTAGACCAGGTCATCCGTGAGGGCCTCGTTGGAAAATGTGGTTATAAACCGCGAGAAATTGTCATGTTCGGATTTGCGCAAGGTGGCATGGTCGGCCTCCAGGCTGCCGCCGAACTCCAAGGTGAGGAGCTGGGCGGGGTCATCAGTATCGGAGGCCCGCTGTCGACATCCGTGCCCCTCAGAGCTctggagaagaagagcaagaCGCCCGTGCTAGTCTGCAAGGCAAGCAAGAAGTCGGCAGTTACCGAGAGCGCTACCGCTAGGCTCAAAGATGCCTTTGAATACGTGGAGATCAAAGAGTGGAAGAAGAATGCCGACGGTATGCCTAGCAGTCGCGAGGAGATGCTGCCCATTATGCAATTCTTTGCTCGTCGGCTGCGGAGCATGAAGGGTGTGCCTGCAGGTAGTATTGAGCTTTCATGA
- a CDS encoding EXS domain-containing protein, translated as MLTLQNVVEGKKKLKAIGRALRNVEQSTPRPFRWTASNALFSSFDAAPKYTYLNRDHAGPGETSSPRDQDGLRSLAITNSRNRHQKEDEEPLTQGNTERPGLGNHYGSIIGSPPSPAERRKAKDKAWTPPSLTLPGAALDPDRASSSLHKQQSVTLPPPAEPENDHKTSSPKHKHKSLPARYMSVFSPKRINSNPSPITQSHDQSRPPARRIFSLANKSPLVSPRDVPPEAYRDLDFRQADFYNFLDSELEKIEKFYKQKEDEATQRLAILRDQLHIMRDRRIDDIIKEQTDKINAKAHKHDSTGGQSSYSIDENQRAKKFTGATVKDTFLNPIDAALDAINAGKYGNSTKNISQLASPRPQDGVDRRDFARRPELADVPYQTAKRKLKVALQEYYRGLELLKSYALLNRTAFRKIIKKYDKTVNARPSSRYMNEKVNQAWFVNSDVIDGHIRATEDLYARYFEKGNHKVAIGKLRIKSARAGDYTDNTFRNGLLLAAGIILGVQGIIQAHRIADLSNTDGSTLAVNTSYLLQIYAGYFLVNFLVLCFCLACRVWHENKINYVFIFEYDTRHHLDWRQLSELPCWCLFMLGLCMLMNFHKVGGESLYLYWPVILIAISVAILFCPFKILYFRTRMWLLYSLWRLLLAGIYPVEWRDFYLGDMFCSLTYSMSGVALFFCLYAHDWINPPQCNSSHLRITGFLTTLPGIWRLLQCLRRYNDTGNKFPHLLNGGKYVATILFNASISIYRMDQSPQTKAVFIVFATINGIYTSFWDIYYDWSLGDPNAKNPFLRKELGYKKVWWYYTAIIIDPILRFNWIMYAIIPLQLQHSAMTSFCVAVSEVCRRGMWSVFRVENEHCTNVGRFRASRDVPLPYYMPSGCEEPEDHTSGIPRNPQRIDEEQPDAQHPYMPTQSPPPKQSKVDPELMAQATKSRQQSKVDPEVVAQAAKQADDEAAAAGDDDEAASALDRIREDLTLGVRNARSDASHTEAGKEGGKK; from the exons ATGCTTACTCTGCAAAACGTCGTC GAAGGCAAGAAGAAGCTCAAAGCCATCGGTCGTGCCCTCCGCAATGTCGAGCAGTCGACGCCGCGACCCTTTCGATGGACCGCAAGCAACGCGCTATTCTCCTCCTTTGACGCTGCACCCAAGTACACGTACCTGAACCGCGACCATGCCGGACCAGGAGAGACGAGTAGCCCACGCGACCAGGATGGCTTGCGCTCGCTGGCCATCACGAACAGTCGAAATAGGCACCAGAAGGAAGACGAAGAGCCATTGACCCAAGGCAATACCGAGCGACCAGGACTTGGCAACCACTACGGGAGCATCATCGGAAGCCCTCCCAGCCCTGCTGAGCGCAGAAAGGCCAAGGACAAAGCATGGACACCGCCGTCCTTGACCCTTCCAGGCGCAGCTCTCGATCCCGACCGCGCAAGCTCGTCACTTCACAAGCAGCAGTCCGTCACGTTGCCCCCGCCTGCAGAGCCTGAAAACGACCACAAGACGTCTTCACCAAAACACAAGCACAAGTCACTGCCGGCCAGGTACATGAGCGTTTTCAGCCCTAAACGCATAAACTCAAACCCTAGTCCCATTACCCAGTCCCACGACCAGTCACGCCCTCCGGCGCGCCGTATCTTTTCATTGGCCAACAAAAGCCCACTAGTCAGCCCGCGCGACGTCCCACCTGAAGCCTACCGTGATCTGGATTTTCGACAGGCCGACTTTTACAACTTCCTTGATAGCGAATTGGAAAAGATTGAGAAGTTTTACAAGCAGAAGGAGGATGAGGCTACTCAGCGCCTCGCTATCCTGCGCGACCAGCTGCACATTATGCGAGATCGCCGCATCGATGACATCATCAAAGAGCAAACCGACAAGATCAATGCAAAGGCGCACAAACACGATAGCACTGGAGGCCAAAGCAGCTACTCAATTGATGAGAATCAGCGAGCCAAAAAATTCACAGGGGCCACGGTCAAAGATACGTTTCTGAATCCCATAGACGCAGCATTGGACGCCATCAACGCGGGAAAGTACGGGAATAGCACAAAGAACATCTCACAGCTCGCATCACCACGGCCTCAGGATGGCGTCGATCGCCGTGACTTTGCTCGACGGCCCGAATTGGCAGATGTTCCCTATCAAACTGCCAAGCGGAAGCTCAAGGTAGCACTCCAAGAGTACTATCGCGGATTGGAGTTGCTCAAGTCATACGCCTTGTTGAACCGCACTGCGTTTCGCAAAATCATCAAAAAGTACGACAAGACTGTCAACGCACGCCCATCGTCTCGTTATATGAACGAAAAGGTGAACCAAGCTTGGTTTGTCAATAGCGATGTCATCGACGGCCACATTCGCGCTACCGAGGATCTTTATGCAAGATACTTTGAAAAGGGTAACCACAAGGTCGCCATTGGCAAGCTCCGCATCAAGTCTGCCCGCGCGGGCGACTACACGGACAATACCTTTCGCAACGGTCTGTTGCTGGCGGCTGGTATCATACTCGGTGTCCAGGGTATCATCCAGGCGCACAGGATAGCCGATCTGAGCAATACCGACGGCAGTACACTTGCCGTCAATACGAGCTATCTTTTGCAG ATATACGCCGGCTACTTTCTCGTCAACTTCTTGGTCCTTTGCTTTTGTTTGGCCTGTCGTGTATGGCACGAAAATAAGATCAACTACGTCTTCATCTTCGAATACGATACCCGCCACCACTTGGATTGGAGGCAGCTTTCCGAGCTCCCTTGCTGGTGTCTATTCATGCTTGGCCTTTGCATGCTGATGAATTTCCACAAAGTTGGTGGCGAGAGCCTCTACTTGTACTGGCCCGTCATTCTGATTGCCATATCCGTCGCGATTCTATTTTGTCCTTTTAAGATCCTCTACTTCCGTACACGCATGTGGTTGTTGTACTCGTTG TGGCGTCTGCTTCTTGCTGGTATCTATCCCGTCGAATGGCGCGATTTCTATCTAGGCGACATGTTCTGCTCCTTGACTTATAGCATGAGTGGCGTTGCTTTGTTCTTTTGCCTATACGCACACGATTGGATCAACCCACCACAGTGCAACTCGTCTCACCTACGCATTACCGGTTTCCTTACCACGTTACCTGGTATATGGCGATTGCTACAGTGTCTTCGACGTTACAACGACACGGGTAACAAGTTTCCCCACTTGCTGAACGGCGGAAAATACGTTGCCACCATCTTGTTCAACGCCTCGATCAGCATCTATCGCATGGACCAGAGCCCGCAAACCAAGGCCGTCTTCATCGTTTTCGCCACCATCAACGGCATCTACACCAGCTTCTGGGACATCTACTACGACTGGAGTCTAGGCGACCCAAATGCCAAGAACCCTTTCTTACGCAAAGAGCTGGGCTACAAGAAGGTATGGTGGTACTACACGGCCATCATAATCGACCCCATTCTGCGCTTCAACTGGATCATGTACGCCATCATACCCCTCCAGCTCCAACACTCGGCCATGACATCCTTTTGTGTGGCGGTCAGCGAAGTCTGCAGAAGAGGCATGTGGTCCGTCTTCCGTGTGGAAAACGAACACTGCACAAACGTCGGCCGCTTCCGCGCCAGCAGAGACGTTCCCTTGCCTTACTACATGCCGTCTGGCTGCGAAGAGCCAGAAGACCACACCTCGGGTATCCCCCGCAACCCACAGCGCATCGACGAGGAACAACCCGACGCTCAACACCCATACATGCCCACGCAATCTCCTCCTCC AAAGCAGAGCAAAGTCGACCCAGAACTCATGGCTCAAGCGACCAAGAGTAGACAGCAGAGTAAAGTCGACCCAGAGGTCGTCGCACAGGCTGCTAAGCAAGCAGATGACgaagctgctgctgctggtgacgacgacgaggCGGCTAGTGCGTTGGATAGGATACGTGAGGATTTGACCTTGGGAGTTAGGAATGCAAGGTCCGATGCTTCTCATACAGAGGCTGGGAAGGAGGGTGGGAAGAAGTGA
- a CDS encoding DUF3759 domain containing protein — MGFWDNKGENYDQVYNNDNFEENKSSLGHEVIVGGAAFAGFKAFEDHQRNEGKPVSHAFAKELLAGFAAAEVDKLAETKGEDWFDREKAKRDAKKHAEQMYDDHYVDNHGADQYDPNQYSGPQQFDNRSW; from the exons ATGGGTTTCTGGG ACAACAAGGGAGAGAACTACGACCAGGTCTACAACAATGACAACTTTGAGGAGAACAAGTCTAGCTTGGGCCATGAGGTGATTGTTGGAGGAGCAGCCTTTGCCGGCTTCAAGGCGTTCGAGGACCATCAGCGCAACGAGGGCAAGCCCGTATCCCACGCCTTTGCAAAGGAGCTACTTGCCGGGTTCGCAGCTGCTGAG GTTGACAAGCTCGCCGAGACCAAGGGCGAGGACTGGTTCGACCGCGAAAAGGCCAAGCGCGATGCAAAGAAGCACGCTGAGCAGATGTACGACGACCATTACGTCGACAACCACGGCGCAGATCAATACGACCCCAACCAGTACAGTGGTCCCCAGCAGTTCGACAATCGCAGTTGGTAG